The Candidatus Kapaibacterium sp. genome has a segment encoding these proteins:
- a CDS encoding rhodanese-like domain-containing protein yields the protein MMMWSLLLIAMGWSMACAQQSGIPTVSPEEVFRRLKDTSIVVLDVRTPAEFAEGHIPGARLIPVQELEQRLRELEPVRNKTVIAYCRSGGRSAYATQLLQRHGFKVFSMRGGILEWQRQKYPTATPQSPPRRIQ from the coding sequence CTGCTGATTGCCATGGGGTGGAGTATGGCTTGTGCTCAGCAGAGCGGTATTCCGACGGTGTCGCCAGAGGAGGTTTTCCGGCGATTGAAGGATACTAGCATCGTCGTGCTAGATGTGCGGACACCTGCGGAGTTCGCTGAGGGACATATCCCAGGGGCACGGCTGATTCCCGTGCAGGAGTTGGAGCAGCGGCTGCGGGAGCTAGAACCCGTGCGGAACAAGACTGTGATCGCTTATTGCCGGAGTGGGGGACGGAGTGCTTACGCTACACAGCTCCTCCAACGCCACGGCTTCAAGGTCTTCAGCATGCGCGGTGGTATCTTAGAGTGGCAGCGCCAGAAGTATCCGACTGCTACGCCGCAGTCGCCTCCTCGGCGGATTCAGTAA